In one window of Mytilus galloprovincialis chromosome 6, xbMytGall1.hap1.1, whole genome shotgun sequence DNA:
- the LOC143079656 gene encoding uncharacterized protein LOC143079656 yields MVQSFVYFAVLWMSMSGVDALEGQLTNSFIIDKRGRRSTNSDDRSGRLEAKTIIAGDVSAGIVRAKNIMADGIRANTIRTKYLRVTRKRNREQPRDKSPRRAEFNKDKTTPLNENGLNWKEKSENSTKSSANDRPKSEQAIDKRRPRTKKIPMSQTWPSEKDLSREGIRSVQPKEIEPLVKAAETIHMDILPTPTRPPGINEQSGLLKAKEINSRNIQSSFVKAKNIKADKIRASKVHSDSVFVRRKGGRSGRRKPVRSEFNVGSDIPDKNKKNDIVKPATAEKVRIKPSQIHMNGNEQKRPSELNEINAKIFPTTPPEFSPRKNQFHTFVPHSTHVRDKTFPRLKQSLPGRNDEEKENDINSHRMNSKLDFLHFLGLSDDYSRNLQTEKQTNRRHPSSTGVKNKLDANRFIKNRSFMNPFLN; encoded by the coding sequence GTGTTGATGCATTGGAAGGCCAACTGACAAACAGTTTCATTATTGACAAACGGGGCAGACGTAGTACTAACAGTGATGATAGAAGTGGTCGACTAGAGGCAAAAACTATTATAGCTGGTGATGTGTCAGCAGGAATCGTGAGGGCTAAGAATATTATGGCAGATGGCATAAGGGCGAATAcaataagaacaaaatatttaaGAGTAACACGAAAACGGAACCGAGAACAACCTCGAGATAAATCACCGAGAAGAGCAgaatttaataaagataaaacTACACCATTAAATGAAAATGGGCTTAATTGGAAAGAAAAAAGTGAAAATTCTACAAAGTCGTCTGCAAATGATCGACCAAAATCGGAACAAGCGATTGACAAACGGAGACCTCGTACAAAGAAAATCCCGATGAGTCAAACATGGCCGTCTGAAAAGGATTTATCGAGAGAAGGAATTCGTTCAGTACAGCCAAAGGAAATTGAACCGTTAGTAAAAGCTGCGGAAACAATACATATGGATATTCTCCCTACACCAACACGACCCCCGGGGATAAACGAACAGTCTGGATTACTAAAAGCAAAAGAGATTAATTCAAGAAATATTCAATCAAGTTTTGTCAAAGCTAAAAATATAAAAGCTGATAAAATCCGTGCATCAAAAGTTCACAGTGATAGTGTTTTTGTGAGGAGAAAAGGTGGTCGCTCTGGGAGGCGGAAGCCAGTCAGGTCTGAATTCAATGTTGGGTCTGATATACctgataaaaacaagaaaaatgataTAGTTAAACCAGCAACTGCTGAGAAAGTTCGTATTAAACCTTCACAAATACACATGAACGGGAACGAGCAGAAAAGACCATctgaattaaatgaaataaatgcaAAGATCTTCCCAACAACCCCACCAGAGTTTAGTCCCCGCAAGAATCAGTTTCACACATTTGTTCCACATTCGACACATGTACGAGATAAGACATTTCCCCGTCTGAAGCAATCATTGCCGGGAAGGAATGACGAAGAAAAGGAAAACGATATCAATTCACATAGAATGAATTCAAAATTAGATTTCCTTCACTTTCTTGGTTTATCCGACGATTACTCTAGGAATTTACAAACTGAGAAACAGACAAACCGGAGACATCCCAGTTCAACTGGGGTTAAAAATAAACTGGATGCCAACAGATTCATAAAAAATCGTTCCTTTATGAATCCATTTTTGAACTga